In the genome of Bremerella sp. P1, the window AATCAAAAGGAGTTTTTCCGTTTACTGACTTGTATCGGAAAAGCGTCGTTTGATCGCGAATGTGGTTCACTCAATCGGAGGCGTACGATGGAAGCCGAACCCGTACAAAAGTCGCTACTTCTTTGGATGATGGAAGCGTTGGGGTTTCCGTACCTGGTCCTGCTGCCGCTGGCCGGCGCGTTGTGTTTTGTGCTTGCGTTGGTGGTGGTGATTCGCGGACGAGGCCCCATGGCCGCGGCTTCGCTCATACTGATCGTGCACGTGCCGCTATTGATCGGCGTGTTTGCGGCGATCCAAGGTGGGATTGCTTCGTACTCGGCGATTGCGATGAGCTCGGGCAACCCCCAAGCGTCCGAGGTCGCCTCAGGCATCTCGACGTCGCTCTTTGCTCCGTTGGTCGGCATGCTGTTGATGACACCCAGCTACGCAGTCGCCGCGATCGGTGGATTCATTCGCTGTTTGGTGGAAAGACCAGACAGCAGCGAACTGCGAAGCTGATCAACCGATGCCAACCTTTGCGGGCCTAACTCGACGGTGGGAATGTCGAGACTATCGTCGCAGGTCGGTTGAGAACGACGGGCTGCCGGCAACCGGCAAGAGGGCCGTCGATTGACGACGTTGCCATCGCCAGGCACCACCGCCGGGATAGAAGGCAATCCCCAGGAACGCATCGACCGTACCGGTATCGGCAGGCGTGACGAAGTTGGCTTCACCGTAGAGGGCCACGTAATCATTCAGCGGTGTCTGGAAGTCGGCTCCGAAGACGATGACTTCGCCTGTTTCATCGCTATCGCCCAGGGCGACGTTGGCTTGGCCATGCGAATCGGCCATCCCCATCCAGGCAGTCGTATGGGCACCGGTTTGCCACCAGTGTCGCCAGAAGAAGCGACCCTGGGCCAGGGGACGCAAGTAAACCGCGTTGCCGCCCCAGTCGGCGTCGGCTCCGCTTAATGGTGCCATCCCGACGAAACCGATTTCGTTGCATTCGTTCAATTCGTAGCTAAGCGTTCCGCGAATCTGCGAAAGACTCAGCAGGTCGTAGTCGTCTTCGTACAGGTAGTCATAGACCACGCCCCAATTCCAGCCTGAGCAGCTTCGCTGAAAGACGCCTGCGGTGATGAAACTTTGGGTACGTCCCGACGAGCCTTCGAGCGTGTTGGTAACTGCCACGGCGTGATCGGTTTGAGAGAGGGCCGTACCGATCTGAATCCCGATGCCGGAATCATGGAAAACGGGAATGCCCCAGTTCGCGTGCAGGCGACCACCGAAGTGGGCGTTGACGCCAAAGTCTTGCGGCTGCTTGGACCCATCCAGACCGGCGAACAGTTCCAGGCCATCGAACCAGGTGCCACACGACGGCGAGTGACAGTCATCGCACATGGAAGTGCACGGATCGCAGACAGGCGCGGCGTAGTAGGTACTTGGCCCCATTTCCTCGTAGATCTGTCCGAAGCCAATGGCTGGCGTAAGAATCGCGAACGAGCCGATCAATAACAGCTGACTTAGCTTAGCTGGGAACATCCTTGGTCCTGTCTTGGCTTATGGCCAGTTAGCGATTCGCATTCCTCATGAAGCGAACGCTCTTAGGCGGGCTAGAACGCTTACATATCCCGTAGGCGTTCAGTTGCTGAGACTATCGGTGGATTGTGCACATTGACCTGAAAGCCGACCGTAGCTCCGCTGCATTGCGTCTAACCGGCAGGCGCCTGACAATCGATCCAGCATGCCCCCTCACATGACAGGGCGCGGGGGCATTTCTTGTTCACAATTCCAATTCAATATGTGTGAAAAGCAGGTGCGACCGCCCATCTGGAGCTTTGTGCACCCTCCACAATCTAGCGGGAAATCAGAATGCCAATCGTTACAAGCCGACCAGGCAGGCCGATCGCCCCCCACCAAGCATCGTTACCCTAGCTGTGACCTATAGTTCAGACGATCTGTTATAGACTTCCACGAATAACCTTGGCTGGCGCATGCGATGACAAGCGACCCTCTCGATAAGACCGGTGTCCTTCCAGCGAGCGAGTTCTCTCCGAACGCGCCTGGGTCTCATCGTCTACCGCCGGTTTTCCCGGTACAAGACAGTGCCGAGCAAGCCGAGACTACGCGAGAGCAGCCGCAATCCTCGGATCGGATACCGTACCTGGGTCCACGCTACGAAGTGCTCCGCAAGTTGGGCCAAGGCGGCATGGGTGCCGTCTATCTTGCGTTGGATCATGAGTCAAACACCCGCGTTGCCATCAAGACGCTTCCGACCGACATCGTCTCCGATGAATACTCGATGCAGCGGTTCCAAAAGGAAATTCGCCTGCTGTCGGAAGTGAATCATACGAATGTCGCCAACCTGATCGACGTGGGGCGGCACGATCGCAATTGCTTCCTGGTCATGGAACTGGTCGAAGGAACCGACCTGAAGCATGTCGTCGAAAGCTACGGGGCGTTGCCGGAACGTGTCGCGCTGCAAATCATTCGCGAAGTATGTGCCGGGCTGGAAGTCGCCCATAGAAAAGGAATCGTTCACCGAGATCTGAAGCCAGCCAACATTCTTCTCTCGGCGATCGGTGTCGAAGGGGAATCGCCCGAGGACGCCGTTTTCGCGGCGGTTCAATCTCAGATCGCACCGGCAATCAAGCTGACCGACTTTGGCCTGGCCCGACATATCGATCAAGGGGCTTCGCTTCAGCTGACGCAGACGTCGGCCATGCTGGGGACGCCGTACTACATCGCCCCGGAACAATGCACCGACAGCGGCAAGCTCACGCCAGGCACCGACATCTATTCGTTGGGCATCACGCTGTTTGAACTGCTGACCGGCAGCACACCGTTTGTCGCGGACGACCCGGTCAAGCTAATCACGATGCACTGCTTCGACGATCCTCCGCAATTGGCCAAGATCAATTCCGAGATCAGCGAGCGGACTGCCCAACTGGTTCATAAGGCAATCCAAAAAAGCCCTGACGATCGCTTCGTCGATGCAACGCATCTGAAGGAAGAGATCGACCAGATTCTCTCTGGCGGTGCCAGTTCCAGCAATGTCCATCCGATTCTGCCCAAGACCAAAGGCAGCCTGTTTGAAGCCGAGTGGCAATGGGAACTCGATGGCAGCCACGAAGACCTTTGGCCGTTGGTCTCGAACACCGAACGCGTGAACGCTTCGGTCGGACTGCCGCCGGTCGAATACGAAACACGACGCGACGAGCAAGGCCAGAAGCATCGCTTCGGTTCGTTTAAACTCGGTTGGACGCGTCTGTCCTGGGAAGAACATCCTTTCGAGTGGGTGGAAGGTCGCCGGCTGAGCATCCTCCGCGAATTCGAGAACGGTCCGTTCCGCTGGTTTGTCAGCCAGGTCGAACTTACCCCCAAACCGCAAGGCGGCTGCCGACTATCGCATCGCGTCAAGATCGCACCGCGCGGCCTACTGGGGTGGGTGTTGGCCTATGTCGAAGTCACCGTCAAAGGCCGCAAGCCGCTCGACAAGGTCTACCGCCGCATCAACGAAATGGTCATGGGTCGGCTCCAAGGCGGTGCCGCGACCGATGCGTACAGCCCGCCTGGGAAGATCTCGACGACCTCGCAAAAACGTTTGAATGCAATTCGCGAAAAGCTGATCGAAGACAAGGTCGATACCGACTGCCTCCAGGCACTGCTCGACTACATCATTCAAGCACCTCCGCAAAAGCTGGCGCGAATTCGACCTCGCAAACTTGCCCAGCGATTGGACGTCCCCGAAAGCACCTTCGCCGCAACATGCCTGGCCGCATGCAGTGCCGGTTTGCTGGAATTGCACTGGGACATCTTGTGTCCGACGTGCCGTGTGGCGGCCTCGGTCAAAGACACGCTGAAAGAAATCGATCGCCACGAACACTGCGAGTCGTGCGAACACGACTTCGATGTCGACCTGGCCAAGAGCGTTGAACTGATCTTCCGCGTTCATCCTGAAATTCGACAAGCCGACCTGAAAACGTACTGCATCGGCGGACCGGAACACGCACCACACGTGGTTGCCCAGGTGCGGATGGAAGCTAACGAGAGCCTGGAACTCGATTGTCACTTGTCACCGGGCGCCTACGTGATTCGGGGTGCCCAGTTGCCGTACACGATCAATCTGGTTGCTGATCCGGCAACGGGCACGCATCGAACGATGCTGATGCTCGATCCTTCGCAACATACGCAGCGGCCGATTCGCGTCTTGGCAGGACGCCAGGTTCTGCTGCTGACTAACCAACACGAAGAGAACCTCGTCGTCCGGCTGGAACGTTCCGCATCGCAGCGCGATGCCATCACCGCGGCCGACGCGCAGAACTTGCCACGTTTCCAAGAGCTGTTCCCTGGCGAGACCATCAGCCGTGATCGCCTGTCGAACGTTTCGACGTGCACGCTACTCGCGTTTGCCGTGACCAACATCCTGGACCTGTTCGAGACCTTGGGCGATTTGCAGACGTGCGAACGGATGCGACAGACGTTTGAGCGTTTCCAGAGTGTCGTCCAGGCCCACGAGGGAGAAGTCATCAAGGAATCAGACGATCGCATGGTCGCCAAGTTCCCCACCGCCCAGTCGGCCATGCATGCCGCCGGCGAGCTTTACGAGAGCTTCCAAAGCGAAGACTACTCGCACAACCCATTGACGCAGATTGCCGTGCACCGCGGCATCGCCATGTCGACCAGCTTCAATGGAAAAGTCAGTTACGTCGGCAAGTCGGTCACCCAGTTGAGCCGACTGCTGGAGTCGGCACCAGATCGACCGTGGATTGTCTCGGGCGATATTGCCCAGGACGAAAGCTGCCAGGACGTTTTAGAGACTTCCGGACGCATCCTCAGAAAAACGGACGCTGCTGACGGCAGCCTGATATACGAAATCGAAACGGGTAATCCATAAAGCCTATTGTCTGCCCCCTATGCAGAAACTTCAACAATGAACGAATCGTCCATGGACCTAACCGATACTAGTCACGTCATCAACCTCGACACGCATGCCAATGCCCAGGCATCGCCAGATAACGATTCGGCAGCTTTTGCGGCCCAAGACTGGGCCATGGAAGGATGCTTACCGGGGCACGGGACGCTTTCGAAGATCTCGCTGCGTAGCGTGACGGTCACCGTCGGACGCGATCCACAAGGCGACGTCTGCCTGGCTTCCCCGAACGTTTCGAAGCGACACGCCCAATTTGTCATCTCGGCGCGTCAGATCCAGCTGCAAGACCTGGGCAGCACCAATGGTACGTTCGTTAACGGTAAACGCCTTGAGTCGGTCACGGTCCTGAACGAAGGGGACCTGGTCCAGTTTGCCGACGTCGAACTTCGACTTGTCAAACTGCAAGCACCGACGGTCGATCAAACCGCCGTGGAAACCAACCCAGAGCATCGCTGGGCCTTGTCGAGCATGCACCAGGTGTTGACACAGAACAAGATGCTGACCTTCTTTCAGCCGATCGTCAGCGCTGACAAGCACGAACTGGTCGGGTACGAAGCCCTTGTACGGGCAACGGTCGAAGGCCTGGAGTCCCCGCTGGTTCTCTTCGACCAAGCTGCTCGATTGGGCGTGGAGAAGCGCCTGAGCGTCTCGTGCCGTGTGAACGCATTGAAGGCCATCGACCAGGCGAACGTGCCAGGTACGCTGTTTCTCAACACGCACCCCAACGAATGCCTCGAAGATGAGCTGTTGAAAACGATTCGAGATCTGCGCGAACGTTCACCGAAACGCGACATCGTGATCGAAGTGCACGAAGAAGCGGTCGCTAACTTGAACCAGCTCCGCGAATTCACGGCCGCCATTCACGACCTGGACGTCAAACTGGCCTTCGATGACTTCGGAGCCGGTCAGTCGCGTCTGGTCGAGTTGTGCCAGGTGTCGCCTGACATCCTGAAGTTCGATCGCTCGCTCATTCAGAGTATGGTCCAAAGCGAGAACAACTACCGTCTGATCGCCAACCTGCACGATTCGGCCCGTCAACTCGGCATCCAGACGCTGGCCGAAGGGGTCGAAACAGAGGAAGAGATCGCCGCGAGTAAAGCTATTGGCTTCGACCTCTTCCAAGGCTATGCGTTTGGCAAGCCGCAAGCGATTGACCAGTTGTTGGCCGGTTCGCCGAAATGATTGCGCGCGAGTAGGCCGAAGAATTCACGGAGAGACGACCCGACACCGCTGCAATTCCATGGTGAATCCACCGTCTTTCTCCTTGGGGATGCCCTTTTTGTCGTATTCGACGACCGGCCCACTGATGGTCCACTTTCGTCCCCTGACAACCACCTCCTGACCGACGGCTAGGCCCTTAACCATATCCGCCGTCTTGAACCAACAGATGACTTCCTGGTTGTCCTGGTCACCGTGAAACACGAGCTGCGCTTCGCCTGCGTTTTTATATCGCTCGGCGAACATCGGCTTCATCTCGTCGATTCTTTTCCGATAATCCTCCGATGTACTCGGTGTTCGCAGTGCACTTCCACGATTGATCTCAAGGATCTTGCCACGCAAGTCCACGTTGTCGCGCGTCTCGTCGTGGAACACGAAAGGCTGGTCAGGTGCATTATGCCGAAACCAGTCCAGAAGCTCCCGAGGCTCAAGCGGCTCTGGCGTGACCGGGGCCTCTTGCCGAGCCTGCAGGGTGTAGTACAAGGTCAACGGGGCTCCGCAACACACCACGAGCGTCGTGGCCAGGATTATGCCGATGACGATAAGTACCCATCGGCCAGTGTTCCGACTTGAGGAAGATGTCTCGTTAGAATCAGACATAGCAAACTTTCGTTTCGGCCCTAGCTTGGCTTCCCGTTATTCGATGGAGCGAGCAATGCTTTGGACGCTGTTTTCTATTCTATCGCCCACTTCTCCCGTCGCGGTATGATTATCCATGTTTTCGTCCAGTCAGCGATAACCCTCTCCCAATCGATCGCAGAACAACCATGACCCCTGAAGAGCGAGAAGCATTCCAGCGCCGCTTCCAACAGCGGCAACAGATCTTTCTGTCGGCCGTCGAAGGCTTAGCGACAGACCAGTCAACGTGGCAGATCTATCTGGACGACCAACGGATTGTCGATGGACAGCTCATCGTCCAAGCTACCCAAAACGGCCCTCCGTCGCCTGACTTAGACAAGCTCAAACAATACTGCCAACACATCACTGGCCAAGGGTTTCAGTTGGAGATCGTCGTCGATACGGAAAACAACTTCCACGTGATGTCGTGGGAAGTCCACGAGCCGGACTGGCCGGAGGAGCTTGAGCCCGTGTTGTTCCTGCGTTGGAATACAGTGGGTGGGGAGTGAATCATTCGGCCGATTAGAACTCGGCTTGGAACTGAGTGCGGAACAGCACGCCGTCATCCCCAACCAGGATATCGCTGGAACGGTTTTGAAGTGGGCTTCCATCGAGCGAAGTCACATCGAACGAAATCTTTACCTTGGGAGAATCGGCAGGATACCAATTCAACCCGGCCGCATACTCCGAGGCGTCGCCGTACTCGCCACCGACATGCGAGTAGCGAAGATTGAAGTCGAGCTTTTTCGCCAGCAGGAATCGCCCCCCTTCGACGTAGTAGCCGTGTTGAAACAACGACGTGACCGGCAGCGGACCGTTTCCTTCGATCTGATTGATCCAACGCAAAAACACTTCGGCGTCGATGCTCCAGCCGTGCGACTTCCAAGCGAAATCGAGACCATACAAAACGACGTCAAAACTCGAAACGGTCACACCAGCAGCCAGCGCCCCTGGCTCGGTCAGACGCGTTCCGTCCGAGAGTCGCAAGAAATCTGCTTCGCCCAAGGGAATTCCCAACGCGTCGCCGGCATTGGGTGAATAGACAAACGAATGGCCCAGTCGCACCAAGGGGCATTCAGTCCATTCATAGTCAACAATCTGGCTGCCAAAGCTACCCCATGGATCAAAGTAGTTGGTGGCGGCGAAGGTAAACTGCTGATCCGCGTCGGCATTGGGAACATTGGACGAACTGTACCCGTTGCCAAGCATCACTTCGTAGTGGCTCCACTCACCAAAATCCCCGACGCCGAAGACACCGATCGTTCGATCCGTGCGAAAAAAATCGTTCGCCATGGGACGATCCGAGAAGCGGGTCCGGCGAGCCGCCAACAGCCACTGACGCGAACCGGGCACCTTTCGCTTGCCGACTTGAACCTTGAGTAGGTCGCTGAACTTCCAGCCCCACCAGTAGTCAAAAAAATCGACCACGTGTGCTCCGTCGGTGTCGCCGTCCAACTGCAGAAAATACGTCAGCCGCTTGTCGACAGCGAATCCGGACAGAACGATGCGGCCACGCTCGATATCGAAGGCATTGCGGTTACGAATCGGACGTGTCACGCCAGCGTTATCGGTCCAGCTGGTGGCATCTCGGGAGAACGCGTGGTGCCGAAACTGAATCCAGCCGTTCACCTTCAGTTCAAACGGATGGGTTTCGGAGTCGAAAGGGCGGAGAACAATTCCGCGATCGTAGTCAACGTAGTAATTAAGCGTAAATGACTTCGGGGGCTCACTGTCATCGCATTCAGGCTCCCACGGCACGTCGGCGTCTAGCGGCAATCGCAGACGCTGCTTGCTATCATCGCAGCAAGCTTCGGCCGACAGATAATCGGCCCCGCAAGCAATGGAAGAAGGAACCGGCCACGCAGGCTCTGTTGGTAGCGGCTGGTTGTCGTAGGCGGAGACGCCTGGTTCCGGCAGAAGCTGCGGGTAGGGAACCGGGATCGACTGCCCAAGTACCCAATGCACCATCATCAGCGCGAGGCAAAGTGGAACGGCAGCGAACCTCAAGATCGAGTTCATCGAACCTGCTCGACTCCCGCTAGAACCACATGCTTGATCACAACCGACGCCTCCAAGTAGGTATCGTATCGATCGTAACGATTACTCCAGTCAAACCGGGGGGACTCGGCTAGAGTTATGACTTTTGCCCAAGCCAGGCAAAGCGGATAATTCACATCGCCAAACTGCTGTTTAATATTTGGCGTTGGACGTCGTGGGTGAGGTAACCCTTGGCAAACGGTCATTGACCAGGAAAACACATCCACGACCGTGGCACGGCCGGGCACTCATCTAATGCTGACTAACCAACAAGGTTCTCTTGTCGGTGGGACGTCGCTTTCCAGAAGTGCGAATGCGTCCAGGCGATCAATGCTGCCAAGCCGATCGCTCCGACCATCAACAGGACGGCGGTCGCCAATGAATGCAGCAGTTCCGGAGCCAGCAAGATGACCACGCCCAGAAGAAGCATCATCACGCCTGACAAGAGCTTCAGGAAGCGACCTTCGTGCTCCTGTAGTTTGCGAGCGCCAAGCGTATAGGTGAACCCGACAACGATGATGCTCAAGGGAATGATATAAATCAGGTTGTACAACACGAGATAGCCGTAGTAGCTGGCCGTCGGCAGTTCTCTTAGCGTCAGAACTCGTGTGTAAACCATTGGGAAGCCAGCGGTACAAAGCAGCTCGTAGGAGTTGGCGGCGGCCGCAAGTGCCATCGTCCCCAGCAGCATCGGCCACACCTCCGTTGCTCCGAGCAGATTTCGCATGCGGTCGAAGAGGCCCGGCTTGGCACTGTCAGGAATCGACAGGGTGATGCCTTTCTTCCAGGCGAAGTAGTCTTTGATGTTGATCAACGCCACGAGAATCGCCACGAGACCGGCTCCCGTGGTGATCCAGGCCAAGTGCCCCGCCAGAACAAAGACATTCAGCCAGGCGGCCATGAAGAGAAAGTAGAACAGCCCCGAGAACAAAACAAACACCCCGCCCACCCAAAACATGCGAGCGCGGCTGCGGGCATGGATCAACAAGCTAAGCAGCGACAACAAAATGAAAAACGCGCACGGATTAAATGCATCGCAGCCAGCGAGAATGATGGTGAATAGCGGCAACGAGAGGGTATCGACATCCACCTCGCTGCTCCAGGGCAAGTCGACGACTTCCGATTCGGTTGACTCCAGGTCCGGCAGTTCCAGAACCAACTCTTCCGCGGCATCCAGTTCTTGCGGCTCCGGAGAAAACGAGGCCAATTGAACCTTCCAGGTTGGCGACGAAGATGCCGCGGTCGGTACCTGCTTCTGCAATGACTCTTGGCACTTGATGAGGGCCGTCTCAATTCTCTGTCCCGTGGTGGCCTCTCCACCAAATCCCAAAGTCATCTGCCCACAGTAGAAGAACGCAGGCACCGATCCGGCTTGCTTTTTCAAGCTCGCAGCCATCTGGCAATAGAGTTCCAGATTGCCCGCATGACGAGACGTATCGTACTTTCGCACCTGGAGCCATGCGTGCCGTTTGGCCAGTTGATCCGCGAAGGCAACGCCTTTCTCACAATGCGCGCACCCTTCGCGGAAGAACACGTAGAGATTGACCTTCACCTGGCGATCCTGGTCGATCTCGTACCACTTCCATTTGAACTGGTCCTCCCCAACTGCCGAAACGGCTGCCAAGATCAGGCCCAAAATCACGCAAGTATAGATGAAGAATTTCATGGCTCTCTCGCATTCGATACGCTCCACGAAACTACTTACTTTGCCGATATCTAGTGTCCCACAGATGCGCCGACTGAGTGATCGTGGCGAACTTGATTCGAGGATGGTGGAATCACCGATGCCCGACGCTTTTGGGCAGAATGAATACTCAAGCGTCATGCCCAAGCCAGACTGGCCAGATGAGTTTGGGCCTGTGTTGTTTCTGAGGGGGAATACGATGGGTGGGAAGTTAGCTGGATAGCCGCCTTACACTGCCGAGGGCGGCAGTGGCACACGGGAAGAGGTTGAAGAACGTAGGTAGATTGGCAGTGCCACCCAGCCGAATTTTACCTCAGCAGCTTATGGAACTCATGCGACACGAGTCAATTGAAACAACGTTGAAGTTCTACGTCGGAGCCAATGCAACCAGGACAGCCGAGGTATTATGGAAGGCAGAATACGCTTGAATAAACCCCTGAGCGTGTGGTAACAAGTGGATTCCGCGAATTGATCCTGT includes:
- a CDS encoding EAL domain-containing protein; this translates as MNESSMDLTDTSHVINLDTHANAQASPDNDSAAFAAQDWAMEGCLPGHGTLSKISLRSVTVTVGRDPQGDVCLASPNVSKRHAQFVISARQIQLQDLGSTNGTFVNGKRLESVTVLNEGDLVQFADVELRLVKLQAPTVDQTAVETNPEHRWALSSMHQVLTQNKMLTFFQPIVSADKHELVGYEALVRATVEGLESPLVLFDQAARLGVEKRLSVSCRVNALKAIDQANVPGTLFLNTHPNECLEDELLKTIRDLRERSPKRDIVIEVHEEAVANLNQLREFTAAIHDLDVKLAFDDFGAGQSRLVELCQVSPDILKFDRSLIQSMVQSENNYRLIANLHDSARQLGIQTLAEGVETEEEIAASKAIGFDLFQGYAFGKPQAIDQLLAGSPK
- a CDS encoding DUF6666 family protein, producing MFPAKLSQLLLIGSFAILTPAIGFGQIYEEMGPSTYYAAPVCDPCTSMCDDCHSPSCGTWFDGLELFAGLDGSKQPQDFGVNAHFGGRLHANWGIPVFHDSGIGIQIGTALSQTDHAVAVTNTLEGSSGRTQSFITAGVFQRSCSGWNWGVVYDYLYEDDYDLLSLSQIRGTLSYELNECNEIGFVGMAPLSGADADWGGNAVYLRPLAQGRFFWRHWWQTGAHTTAWMGMADSHGQANVALGDSDETGEVIVFGADFQTPLNDYVALYGEANFVTPADTGTVDAFLGIAFYPGGGAWRWQRRQSTALLPVAGSPSFSTDLRR
- a CDS encoding protein kinase domain-containing protein; this encodes MTSDPLDKTGVLPASEFSPNAPGSHRLPPVFPVQDSAEQAETTREQPQSSDRIPYLGPRYEVLRKLGQGGMGAVYLALDHESNTRVAIKTLPTDIVSDEYSMQRFQKEIRLLSEVNHTNVANLIDVGRHDRNCFLVMELVEGTDLKHVVESYGALPERVALQIIREVCAGLEVAHRKGIVHRDLKPANILLSAIGVEGESPEDAVFAAVQSQIAPAIKLTDFGLARHIDQGASLQLTQTSAMLGTPYYIAPEQCTDSGKLTPGTDIYSLGITLFELLTGSTPFVADDPVKLITMHCFDDPPQLAKINSEISERTAQLVHKAIQKSPDDRFVDATHLKEEIDQILSGGASSSNVHPILPKTKGSLFEAEWQWELDGSHEDLWPLVSNTERVNASVGLPPVEYETRRDEQGQKHRFGSFKLGWTRLSWEEHPFEWVEGRRLSILREFENGPFRWFVSQVELTPKPQGGCRLSHRVKIAPRGLLGWVLAYVEVTVKGRKPLDKVYRRINEMVMGRLQGGAATDAYSPPGKISTTSQKRLNAIREKLIEDKVDTDCLQALLDYIIQAPPQKLARIRPRKLAQRLDVPESTFAATCLAACSAGLLELHWDILCPTCRVAASVKDTLKEIDRHEHCESCEHDFDVDLAKSVELIFRVHPEIRQADLKTYCIGGPEHAPHVVAQVRMEANESLELDCHLSPGAYVIRGAQLPYTINLVADPATGTHRTMLMLDPSQHTQRPIRVLAGRQVLLLTNQHEENLVVRLERSASQRDAITAADAQNLPRFQELFPGETISRDRLSNVSTCTLLAFAVTNILDLFETLGDLQTCERMRQTFERFQSVVQAHEGEVIKESDDRMVAKFPTAQSAMHAAGELYESFQSEDYSHNPLTQIAVHRGIAMSTSFNGKVSYVGKSVTQLSRLLESAPDRPWIVSGDIAQDESCQDVLETSGRILRKTDAADGSLIYEIETGNP
- a CDS encoding porin — translated: MNSILRFAAVPLCLALMMVHWVLGQSIPVPYPQLLPEPGVSAYDNQPLPTEPAWPVPSSIACGADYLSAEACCDDSKQRLRLPLDADVPWEPECDDSEPPKSFTLNYYVDYDRGIVLRPFDSETHPFELKVNGWIQFRHHAFSRDATSWTDNAGVTRPIRNRNAFDIERGRIVLSGFAVDKRLTYFLQLDGDTDGAHVVDFFDYWWGWKFSDLLKVQVGKRKVPGSRQWLLAARRTRFSDRPMANDFFRTDRTIGVFGVGDFGEWSHYEVMLGNGYSSSNVPNADADQQFTFAATNYFDPWGSFGSQIVDYEWTECPLVRLGHSFVYSPNAGDALGIPLGEADFLRLSDGTRLTEPGALAAGVTVSSFDVVLYGLDFAWKSHGWSIDAEVFLRWINQIEGNGPLPVTSLFQHGYYVEGGRFLLAKKLDFNLRYSHVGGEYGDASEYAAGLNWYPADSPKVKISFDVTSLDGSPLQNRSSDILVGDDGVLFRTQFQAEF